The following proteins come from a genomic window of Pseudomonas sp. Z8(2022):
- a CDS encoding SDR family oxidoreductase — protein MDKKHAVGQGHTRRDALKLFGMVGGSLALQGVLGGVPTFAWASSASGWQVSDMPSLAGKRMLITGGTSGMGFEDALALSRAGARVIIAARNAQRGAESIERIRAQVPDAQVRFEQLDLADLASVRSLAQRLNAEGEVLDVLINNAAIMAPPQRGVSRDGFEMQLATNFLGHFALTGLLLSSLRKSSDPRVVTLASIAVNRGRINFDDLQSERSYDPYAAYAQSKLACLMMAFELQRRSLANNWGVRSVAAHPGVAVTELVERGPGLESEFARQWAKDREVYHSAAQGALSSLFAATAAEAEGGRYYGPTGEEEKRGPLGLAKVPEAAMDADDAKRLWSVAERLTGVRYG, from the coding sequence ATGGACAAGAAGCATGCTGTGGGGCAAGGCCATACGCGTCGTGATGCCCTGAAACTGTTTGGCATGGTGGGCGGCAGCCTTGCTTTGCAAGGCGTGCTGGGCGGTGTGCCTACATTCGCCTGGGCCAGCAGCGCGTCGGGTTGGCAGGTGAGCGACATGCCCTCGCTGGCTGGCAAGCGCATGTTGATCACCGGTGGCACCAGCGGTATGGGCTTCGAGGACGCCCTGGCCCTGAGTCGGGCCGGCGCACGGGTGATCATCGCCGCGCGTAATGCGCAGCGTGGCGCCGAAAGCATCGAACGTATTCGTGCCCAGGTGCCGGATGCGCAGGTGCGTTTCGAACAATTGGACCTGGCCGATCTGGCCTCGGTGCGCAGCCTGGCTCAGCGCCTGAATGCCGAGGGCGAGGTGTTGGACGTGCTGATCAACAATGCCGCGATCATGGCGCCGCCGCAGCGCGGCGTGTCTCGCGACGGTTTCGAGATGCAGCTGGCGACCAATTTTCTCGGCCATTTCGCCCTGACCGGTTTGCTCCTGTCGTCGCTGCGCAAGTCATCCGATCCGCGCGTGGTGACGCTGGCGAGCATCGCGGTCAATCGTGGTCGGATCAATTTCGACGACCTGCAGTCCGAGCGCAGCTACGACCCCTATGCGGCCTACGCCCAGTCGAAGCTGGCCTGTCTGATGATGGCCTTCGAGCTGCAGCGACGCAGCCTGGCCAACAACTGGGGCGTGCGCAGCGTCGCCGCGCATCCTGGCGTGGCCGTTACCGAGCTGGTCGAGCGCGGGCCAGGGCTTGAAAGCGAGTTCGCCCGCCAGTGGGCGAAGGATCGCGAGGTCTATCACTCGGCCGCGCAGGGGGCGTTGTCCTCACTGTTCGCGGCGACGGCTGCCGAGGCCGAGGGCGGCCGCTACTATGGCCCTACCGGCGAAGAGGAGAAGCGCGGCCCACTGGGTCTGGCCAAGGTGCCCGAGGCTGCGATGGACGCCGATGATGCGAAGCGCTTGTGGTCGGTGGCCGAACGCCTGACGGGTGTCAGATACGGCTGA
- a CDS encoding LysR family transcriptional regulator: MRQPNLSDIALFAAVVEAGGFRAAAQRRGISASSLSDCVRRLERELGVRLLNRTTRGLTPTEIGARLLQRLRPALEEINAALNDLQEDPQNPVGSLRLHVPGVIARHILPPLLDGFLARYPGIALEVNMDNAFIDVIGAGYDAGIRYEESLAKDMIAIPIGPRRQRFMAVAAPDYLQRHGTPQHPGELNEHRLLGYRFASGKLGVWEFEQDGRTLRIAPEGRLVSSSQDLLIAAACAGHGILYTFEEYIATQLASGQLQPILHDWWQHFEGPYLYYHSRRHVPAPLRAFVDYVKALNSADQSSSSPK; this comes from the coding sequence ATGCGCCAACCGAATCTGTCCGATATCGCCCTGTTCGCTGCCGTGGTCGAAGCGGGTGGCTTTCGTGCGGCAGCGCAACGTCGCGGCATATCGGCCTCATCACTGAGCGATTGCGTACGCCGACTGGAAAGGGAGCTGGGCGTACGCCTGCTCAACCGCACCACGCGCGGCCTGACGCCGACGGAAATCGGCGCGCGCCTGTTGCAGCGCTTGCGCCCGGCGCTGGAGGAAATCAACGCCGCACTCAACGACCTGCAGGAAGATCCGCAGAACCCCGTGGGCTCGCTGCGTCTGCATGTGCCCGGGGTGATCGCCCGCCATATCCTGCCGCCATTGCTCGACGGCTTCCTCGCCCGTTACCCCGGCATCGCGCTGGAGGTGAACATGGACAACGCCTTCATCGACGTCATCGGTGCCGGTTACGACGCCGGTATCCGTTACGAGGAAAGCCTGGCCAAGGACATGATCGCCATCCCCATCGGGCCGCGCCGACAGCGTTTCATGGCAGTCGCCGCACCCGACTATCTGCAGCGCCATGGCACGCCGCAGCATCCCGGCGAGCTGAACGAGCATCGCCTGCTCGGCTACCGTTTCGCCAGCGGCAAGCTGGGCGTCTGGGAATTCGAGCAGGATGGTCGCACCTTGCGCATCGCCCCCGAGGGTCGCCTGGTCAGCTCCTCGCAGGACCTGCTGATTGCCGCAGCCTGCGCCGGCCACGGCATTCTCTACACCTTCGAGGAATACATCGCGACCCAGCTCGCCAGCGGCCAGCTGCAACCCATCCTGCACGACTGGTGGCAACACTTCGAAGGCCCCTATCTGTACTACCACAGCCGGCGCCACGTGCCGGCGCCACTGCGTGCCTTCGTCGACTACGTAAAGGCTCTGAACAGCGCAGACCAGTCATCTTCAAGCCCGAAATAG
- a CDS encoding MFS transporter — MNTPSPSAATHLSPGAILLIQLALALGGFAIGTGEFAIMGLMPNVTADLGVSEPQVGHVISAYALGVVVGAPLLALLGARLPRRILLLLLMGCFALGNFASALAPSYEPLLIFRFIAGLPHGAYFGIAMLVAASMAPPHKRAKAVSRVLAGLTVAILIGNPLATWLGQFMSWRYAFALVGIIAITTIAMVAIFLPADPDEERSSPMGELRAFNRAPIWLALGIGAIGFAGMFCVFSYMAPTLLHVTQVGPGWIPLAMGVFGAGCIVGNGAGGWLFDRLRLRAVAWILAWSTLVLLVFPFAAHSLWTILPSIFALGTMIALGPALQTHLMDVASGAQTLAAASNHAAFNIANALGPWLGGLAISAGMGWTITGYIGAATAIGGLLLFVWAWQVQQKNVAI, encoded by the coding sequence ATGAACACGCCTTCCCCCAGCGCCGCGACGCATCTGTCGCCGGGCGCGATCCTTCTCATTCAACTCGCCCTGGCCCTCGGCGGCTTCGCCATCGGCACCGGCGAGTTCGCCATCATGGGACTGATGCCCAACGTCACCGCCGACCTTGGCGTCAGCGAGCCACAAGTCGGTCATGTGATCAGCGCCTATGCACTCGGCGTAGTGGTCGGTGCGCCGCTGCTGGCCCTGCTCGGTGCGCGTCTGCCACGGCGTATCCTGCTTTTGCTGCTGATGGGCTGCTTCGCCCTCGGCAACTTTGCCAGCGCCCTGGCTCCGAGCTATGAGCCGTTGCTGATCTTCCGCTTCATCGCCGGCCTGCCGCATGGTGCCTACTTCGGCATCGCCATGCTGGTGGCGGCCTCCATGGCGCCGCCGCACAAGCGCGCCAAGGCGGTGAGCCGGGTGCTCGCCGGCCTGACCGTGGCCATTCTGATCGGCAACCCGCTGGCCACCTGGCTCGGCCAGTTCATGAGCTGGCGCTACGCCTTCGCCCTGGTCGGCATCATCGCCATCACCACCATCGCCATGGTGGCGATCTTCCTGCCGGCCGATCCCGACGAAGAACGCAGCAGCCCTATGGGTGAGTTGCGCGCCTTCAACCGCGCACCGATCTGGCTGGCCCTGGGCATCGGTGCCATCGGCTTCGCCGGCATGTTCTGCGTGTTCAGCTACATGGCGCCGACCCTGCTTCACGTCACCCAGGTCGGCCCCGGCTGGATTCCCCTGGCCATGGGCGTGTTCGGCGCCGGCTGCATCGTCGGCAACGGCGCCGGCGGCTGGCTGTTCGACCGCCTGCGCCTGCGCGCCGTAGCCTGGATCCTGGCTTGGAGCACGTTGGTGCTGCTGGTCTTCCCATTCGCCGCACACAGCCTGTGGACCATCCTGCCGTCGATCTTCGCCCTCGGCACCATGATCGCCCTCGGCCCGGCGCTGCAAACCCACCTGATGGACGTCGCCAGCGGCGCACAGACCCTGGCGGCCGCCTCCAACCATGCCGCGTTCAACATCGCCAACGCACTTGGCCCATGGCTCGGCGGCCTGGCCATCAGCGCCGGCATGGGCTGGACGATCACCGGTTACATCGGCGCCGCCACGGCCATCGGCGGCCTGCTTTTGTTCGTCTGGGCGTGGCAGGTGCAACAAAAGAACGTCGCTATCTGA
- a CDS encoding carbon-nitrogen hydrolase family protein has translation MTDLDICAAQYVAIAGDLDANLDRHLRVMRLAARHDIEFLLFPELSLTGYELALAGELALSANAAQLEPLREMARRLRMTTLIGLPLLSDRDDSILIGSLLFGADGSQTIYTKQHLHAGEQQVFSVGTGGAALQIGEERIALSICADFTHASHVRAAAESGAGIYATSVLISEKGYPHDSELLSGHAREHSLGVLMANHGGPSGAWNSAGRSAFWAPGGRLVVSAAGTGDCLVIARRRRGDWQGHTEDLALDD, from the coding sequence ATGACCGACCTCGATATCTGCGCCGCCCAATACGTCGCCATCGCAGGCGACCTCGATGCCAACCTTGATCGACATCTGCGAGTCATGCGGCTCGCCGCCAGGCACGACATCGAATTCCTGCTGTTCCCCGAGCTGTCTCTGACCGGCTATGAGCTCGCACTGGCCGGCGAACTGGCACTGTCAGCGAACGCGGCACAGCTCGAACCTCTGCGCGAAATGGCCAGGCGCTTACGCATGACCACTCTGATCGGTCTGCCCCTGCTGAGCGATCGAGATGACAGCATCCTGATCGGCTCGCTGCTTTTCGGCGCCGACGGTTCGCAGACGATCTACACCAAGCAGCACCTGCATGCGGGTGAACAACAGGTTTTCAGCGTAGGCACAGGCGGCGCAGCACTGCAAATCGGCGAAGAGCGCATTGCGCTATCGATCTGCGCTGACTTCACCCATGCCAGCCATGTACGGGCTGCAGCCGAGAGTGGCGCAGGAATCTACGCGACCAGTGTGCTGATCAGCGAGAAGGGCTACCCGCACGACAGCGAACTGCTGAGCGGCCATGCTCGTGAGCACTCTCTGGGCGTACTGATGGCCAACCATGGTGGCCCTTCCGGCGCTTGGAACAGTGCCGGGCGCAGCGCGTTCTGGGCTCCAGGCGGACGTTTGGTGGTTAGTGCAGCAGGCACGGGCGATTGCCTGGTAATCGCCCGCCGCCGTCGAGGTGACTGGCAGGGCCACACTGAGGATCTGGCACTGGACGACTGA
- a CDS encoding DUF3087 domain-containing protein, whose translation MFEIQSIDPAYYRQQTRRSTAIIAVIFVALAMLCATLSTQLLGTPGGDNFKWNLLGVAAGLVLTIALVRLQLWPRPFMAAAVYGWRLKRSLMRVTNVMHHVKAGVTQGDESAMKLLRFYHLGVTQMHQLDGNSSELSQMVREIDAHREAMEQRGLDIEQTRLDPAWLERVKAFKA comes from the coding sequence ATGTTCGAGATTCAAAGCATCGATCCCGCCTATTACCGTCAGCAGACCCGCCGCAGCACCGCGATAATCGCGGTCATCTTCGTCGCGCTGGCGATGCTGTGCGCCACGTTGAGCACGCAGCTGCTCGGCACGCCCGGTGGCGATAATTTCAAATGGAATCTGCTTGGTGTGGCGGCGGGCCTTGTACTGACCATCGCCCTGGTTCGCCTGCAGCTCTGGCCGCGACCATTCATGGCGGCGGCCGTTTATGGTTGGCGGCTCAAGCGCAGCCTGATGCGCGTTACCAACGTCATGCATCACGTCAAGGCGGGGGTGACGCAGGGGGACGAAAGCGCGATGAAACTGCTGCGTTTCTATCACCTGGGAGTCACCCAGATGCATCAGCTCGATGGCAACTCCAGCGAGCTGAGCCAGATGGTGCGCGAGATCGACGCTCACCGTGAGGCGATGGAGCAGCGCGGGCTGGATATCGAGCAGACGCGACTCGATCCTGCCTGGCTGGAACGGGTGAAGGCGTTCAAGGCCTGA
- a CDS encoding alpha/beta hydrolase yields MRLPRLRNVMAWTLVVLLSIVVALLGIRIAGLSALPELELWHRLVPQELDVGELDDGDWQAYVVAEAALFERLRHELIEPVTASGRAPYSRYASDSPVYPGNLPHDWNRSFILQPPGSARGVVVLLHGLTDSPYSLRHIARHLSEQGLLAVVPRMPGHGTVPAALTAAQWEQWLTTTRLAVREARRQVPDGPLYMVGYSNGGALALRYSLAALDDEHLAMPQRLVLISPMIGVTSYARYAGLAALPAVLPAFAKSAWMNVLPEFNPFKYNSFPVQAARQTYELTREVQNAFDAADADGRLSRLPPVLAFQSLADSTVSTPAVVRQLFERLPANGSELVIFDINRSRAASTLLRADMSGLLERLLPPTERDYDLTVVGVVPGQGRAVEARRIPAGSQQVQRQPLDMDYPGQLFSLSHVALPFPPSDPLYGSDPAADENYGVALGTLAPRGEHGVLVIGLDSLQRATSTPFYDYLLQRIEDDLR; encoded by the coding sequence ATGCGTTTACCGCGCTTGCGCAACGTGATGGCCTGGACGCTGGTGGTGCTGTTGTCGATCGTGGTGGCTTTGCTCGGCATTCGTATTGCCGGGCTGTCGGCGTTGCCCGAGCTGGAACTCTGGCACCGCCTGGTGCCGCAGGAACTGGATGTCGGCGAGTTGGACGACGGCGACTGGCAGGCCTACGTGGTTGCCGAAGCAGCCCTGTTCGAACGGCTGCGGCATGAACTGATCGAGCCGGTTACGGCTTCCGGTAGAGCACCTTACAGCCGCTACGCCAGCGACAGTCCGGTCTATCCCGGCAATCTGCCTCACGACTGGAACCGCTCCTTCATCCTGCAGCCGCCAGGCTCTGCGCGCGGTGTGGTGGTGTTGCTGCATGGGCTGACCGACTCACCCTACAGTCTGCGCCACATCGCTCGGCACCTGAGCGAGCAGGGGCTGCTCGCCGTGGTGCCGCGCATGCCCGGTCACGGTACGGTGCCTGCGGCGCTCACCGCCGCGCAATGGGAGCAATGGCTGACCACCACGCGCCTGGCTGTACGCGAAGCGCGGCGCCAGGTACCGGACGGGCCGCTGTATATGGTCGGCTATTCCAATGGCGGCGCACTGGCCTTGCGATACAGCCTGGCGGCGCTGGATGATGAACACCTGGCCATGCCGCAGCGTCTGGTACTGATTTCACCGATGATCGGCGTGACCAGCTATGCCCGATACGCCGGTCTGGCCGCCTTGCCGGCGGTACTGCCGGCGTTCGCCAAGTCGGCCTGGATGAATGTGCTGCCGGAGTTCAATCCGTTCAAGTACAACTCCTTCCCGGTACAGGCCGCTCGGCAGACCTATGAGCTGACTCGCGAGGTACAGAATGCCTTCGATGCTGCCGATGCCGATGGCCGCCTTTCGCGCCTGCCACCGGTACTGGCCTTCCAGTCGCTGGCCGACAGCACCGTGAGTACACCGGCGGTGGTTCGTCAGTTGTTCGAGCGTCTGCCGGCCAACGGCAGCGAACTGGTCATCTTCGACATCAACCGCTCGCGTGCGGCCAGCACCTTGCTGCGCGCGGACATGAGTGGCTTGCTCGAGCGGCTGCTGCCGCCGACCGAACGTGACTACGACCTGACAGTGGTCGGCGTGGTGCCCGGCCAGGGGCGTGCAGTCGAAGCTCGGCGCATCCCCGCCGGCAGCCAGCAGGTGCAGCGTCAGCCGCTGGACATGGATTATCCGGGCCAACTGTTCTCGCTGTCGCATGTCGCCTTGCCGTTCCCGCCCAGTGATCCGCTGTATGGCAGTGATCCGGCTGCGGACGAAAACTATGGGGTGGCGCTGGGTACTCTGGCGCCGCGGGGTGAGCACGGCGTGCTGGTGATAGGGTTGGACAGCTTGCAGCGGGCGACCTCGACCCCCTTCTATGATTACCTGCTGCAGCGTATCGAGGACGATCTCCGCTGA
- a CDS encoding metalloregulator ArsR/SmtB family transcription factor, which yields MPADLSPPMLFKSLADETRARAVLLIAEQGELCVCELVCALDDSQPKISRHLAQLRTSGLLQDRRQGQWVYYRLAPDLPQWARDVLAATLAANRDWLEQDSRRLVNMGDRPTRLATCC from the coding sequence ATGCCCGCCGACCTGTCCCCACCCATGCTGTTCAAATCGCTGGCCGACGAGACCCGCGCCCGCGCCGTGCTGCTGATTGCCGAACAGGGCGAGCTGTGCGTCTGCGAACTGGTCTGTGCGCTGGACGACAGCCAGCCGAAGATCTCCCGCCACCTGGCGCAACTGCGCACCAGCGGCCTGCTGCAGGATCGCCGCCAGGGCCAGTGGGTCTACTACCGCCTGGCGCCGGACCTGCCGCAGTGGGCGCGCGACGTACTGGCCGCCACCCTGGCGGCCAACCGCGACTGGCTGGAGCAGGACAGCCGCCGCCTGGTCAATATGGGCGACCGTCCCACCCGCCTCGCCACCTGCTGCTGA
- a CDS encoding arsenic transporter: MLIAVAIFLFTLILVIWQPRGLGVGWSASLGAVLALLAGVVSLSDIPTVWDIVWNATATFIAVIIISLLLDEAGFFEWAALHVARWAGGSGARLFAFSILLGAAVSALFANDGAALILTPIVISMLLALRFSPASTLAFVMAAGFIADTASLPLVVSNLVNIVSADYFGISFGAYAAVMVPVNLVSVAATLLVLWLFFRRDIPLRYEVTALRAPSQAIRDASTFKVGWAVLLALLVGLFALEPLGIPISAVAAACAAVLLAVAARGKRIATGKVLREAPWQVVIFSLGMYLVVYGLSNAGLTTELTRLLDAFAAYGIWGAALGTGLLSAVLSSLMNNMPSVLIGALAIDASQASGAVREAMIYANVIGCDLGPKITPIGSLATLLWLHVLARKGIRVTWGYYFKVGIVLTLPVLLLTLSALALRLSL; encoded by the coding sequence ATGCTGATTGCTGTCGCCATCTTCCTGTTCACCCTGATTTTGGTCATCTGGCAGCCGCGCGGCCTCGGCGTCGGCTGGAGCGCCTCGCTCGGCGCCGTGCTGGCGCTGCTCGCCGGCGTGGTCAGCCTCTCCGACATCCCCACCGTGTGGGACATCGTATGGAACGCCACGGCGACCTTTATCGCGGTCATCATCATCAGCCTGCTGCTGGATGAAGCCGGCTTCTTCGAATGGGCCGCGCTGCACGTTGCGCGTTGGGCGGGCGGCAGCGGCGCACGCCTGTTCGCCTTCAGCATCCTGCTGGGTGCCGCGGTATCAGCGCTGTTCGCCAACGACGGCGCCGCGCTGATCCTCACCCCCATCGTCATCTCCATGCTGCTGGCACTGCGTTTTTCACCGGCCTCGACCCTGGCCTTCGTCATGGCCGCCGGCTTCATCGCCGATACCGCCAGCCTGCCGCTGGTGGTGTCCAATCTGGTCAACATCGTCTCGGCGGACTACTTCGGTATCAGCTTCGGCGCCTACGCCGCTGTGATGGTGCCGGTAAACCTGGTCAGCGTCGCCGCCACCCTGCTGGTGCTGTGGCTGTTCTTCCGCCGCGACATCCCGCTGCGCTACGAGGTGACGGCGCTGCGGGCGCCCAGCCAGGCGATCCGCGACGCCAGTACCTTCAAGGTGGGCTGGGCGGTGCTGCTGGCGCTGCTGGTCGGGCTGTTTGCCCTCGAACCACTGGGTATTCCCATCAGCGCCGTGGCCGCAGCCTGTGCCGCCGTGCTGCTTGCGGTCGCCGCACGTGGCAAGCGCATCGCCACCGGCAAGGTGCTGCGCGAGGCGCCCTGGCAGGTGGTGATCTTCTCCCTCGGCATGTACCTGGTGGTCTACGGCCTGAGCAATGCCGGCCTGACCACCGAGCTGACGCGCCTGCTCGACGCCTTCGCTGCTTACGGTATCTGGGGCGCTGCGCTGGGCACCGGTTTGCTCAGCGCGGTGCTGTCGTCACTGATGAACAACATGCCCAGCGTGCTGATCGGGGCGCTGGCCATCGACGCCAGCCAGGCCAGCGGCGCAGTGCGCGAGGCGATGATCTACGCCAACGTGATCGGCTGCGACCTCGGGCCGAAGATCACCCCCATCGGCAGCCTGGCCACCCTGCTCTGGCTGCACGTGCTGGCGCGCAAGGGCATCCGCGTGACCTGGGGTTACTACTTCAAGGTCGGCATCGTCCTCACCCTGCCGGTGCTGCTGCTCACTCTTTCGGCCCTGGCCCTGCGCCTGAGCCTCTGA
- a CDS encoding arsenate reductase ArsC produces MKVLFMCTANSCRSILSEAMFNHLAPSEHQAVSSGSFPRGEVLPRTLLTLRETGIATEGLSSKGNDAFAGCPPDIVITVCDKAAGEACPVYFGPALKAHWGLADPSDVSGSEAEIRSAFHATLAKIEARCRAFFALPLADLNREALQQAITRIGQH; encoded by the coding sequence ATGAAAGTGCTGTTCATGTGCACGGCCAACAGTTGCCGCAGCATCCTCTCCGAAGCCATGTTCAACCACCTGGCGCCGAGCGAGCACCAGGCGGTGAGTTCCGGCAGCTTCCCGCGTGGCGAGGTGCTGCCGCGCACCCTGCTGACGCTACGCGAGACCGGCATCGCCACCGAAGGTTTGAGCAGCAAGGGCAACGATGCCTTCGCAGGCTGCCCGCCGGACATCGTCATCACCGTCTGCGACAAGGCAGCCGGCGAAGCCTGCCCGGTTTACTTCGGCCCGGCGCTGAAAGCCCATTGGGGCTTGGCCGATCCGTCCGATGTCAGCGGCAGCGAAGCCGAGATCCGTTCCGCCTTCCACGCCACCCTGGCGAAGATAGAGGCGCGCTGCCGCGCGTTCTTCGCCCTACCCCTGGCCGACCTGAACCGCGAGGCGCTGCAACAGGCGATCACGCGTATTGGCCAACACTGA
- the arsH gene encoding arsenical resistance protein ArsH has product MNGDLPNLDLALLPARRNESAPAPRILLLYGSTRPRSFSRLLVQEAAHLLQHLGCETRVFDPSGLPLPDDAPVEHPKVQELRELMQWSEGQVWCSPERHGAMSAVFKAQIDWVPLAMGAVRPTQGKTLAVMQVCGGSQSFNVVNQLRVLGRWMRMFTIPNQSSVPKAFLEFGDDDRMKPSPYYDRLVDVTEELVRFTWLLRDHPELVDRYSERKESAEALSQRVNQRSI; this is encoded by the coding sequence ATGAACGGCGATCTGCCCAATCTCGATCTCGCCCTGCTGCCTGCCCGGCGCAACGAATCCGCCCCGGCGCCGCGTATCCTGCTGCTGTACGGCTCCACCCGGCCGCGCTCGTTCAGCCGCCTGCTGGTGCAGGAAGCGGCGCACCTGCTGCAGCATCTTGGCTGCGAGACGCGCGTCTTTGACCCGTCCGGGCTGCCCCTGCCGGACGACGCCCCGGTCGAACACCCCAAGGTGCAGGAGTTGCGCGAACTGATGCAGTGGTCCGAAGGCCAGGTGTGGTGCTCACCGGAACGCCACGGCGCCATGTCGGCAGTGTTCAAGGCGCAGATCGACTGGGTGCCGCTGGCCATGGGCGCAGTGCGCCCGACTCAGGGCAAGACCCTGGCGGTGATGCAGGTCTGCGGTGGCTCGCAATCGTTCAACGTGGTCAACCAACTGCGCGTACTCGGCCGCTGGATGCGCATGTTCACCATCCCCAACCAGTCGTCGGTACCCAAGGCCTTTCTCGAATTCGGTGACGACGACCGCATGAAGCCATCGCCCTACTACGACCGCCTGGTGGACGTGACGGAGGAGCTGGTGCGCTTCACCTGGCTGCTGCGTGACCACCCCGAGCTGGTGGATCGCTACTCCGAGCGCAAGGAATCGGCCGAGGCGCTGTCACAGCGGGTCAATCAGCGCAGTATCTGA